In Acidobacteriota bacterium, a single window of DNA contains:
- the rocF gene encoding arginase: MKPRISIIGVPMDLGQARRGVDMGPSALRYAGLRERVEALGHEVRDEGNLEIPIRDTLPKEGGLGFLPAVVAAGEAVYRAGEEAIGRGDVPLFLGGDHSIAADTVGAATHHGPAGVVWIDAHGDFNTPETSPSGNIHGMPLAALTGLGHPELVNLGRPGPKVDPADVVLIGIRDLDPQERVLLRDSGAGVYTMREIDELGIASVAEEAMRRLSHLPKIHVSLDMDSVDPSEAPGVGTPVRGGLNFREAHLLLEILSNRAQVRSIDIVEVNPILDHKNRTAALAIDLLTSLLGKSIF, translated from the coding sequence GTGAAGCCTCGGATTTCGATCATCGGCGTTCCGATGGACCTCGGCCAGGCGCGACGCGGCGTCGACATGGGCCCGAGCGCCTTGCGCTACGCCGGCCTGAGGGAACGGGTAGAGGCCCTCGGCCACGAAGTGCGCGACGAAGGGAACCTGGAGATTCCCATTCGCGACACCCTACCGAAGGAGGGAGGCTTGGGGTTCCTGCCGGCGGTGGTCGCGGCTGGCGAAGCCGTATATCGAGCCGGTGAAGAGGCGATCGGCCGAGGTGACGTTCCGCTGTTTCTGGGCGGCGATCACTCGATCGCCGCCGACACCGTGGGCGCCGCCACCCACCACGGCCCGGCGGGGGTGGTGTGGATCGATGCCCACGGCGATTTCAATACTCCCGAAACGTCGCCTTCCGGCAACATCCACGGCATGCCGCTGGCGGCCCTGACGGGCCTCGGTCACCCCGAGCTGGTCAACCTGGGCAGGCCGGGACCCAAGGTCGACCCGGCGGACGTCGTGTTGATCGGGATCCGCGATCTCGATCCGCAGGAGAGGGTGCTGCTGCGCGACAGCGGCGCCGGCGTCTACACCATGCGCGAGATCGACGAACTGGGTATCGCGTCGGTGGCCGAAGAGGCGATGCGCCGCCTTTCGCACCTGCCGAAGATCCACGTCAGCCTCGATATGGACAGCGTGGATCCCAGCGAGGCGCCGGGGGTGGGAACTCCGGTGCGCGGCGGCCTGAACTTTCGGGAAGCGCACCTGTTGCTCGAGATCCTGTCGAATCGGGCGCAGGTCCGCTCGATCGACATCGTCGAGGTCAACCCGATCCTGGACCACAAGAACCGCACCGCCGCTTTGGCCATCGATCTGCTGACGTCCCTCCTCGGCAAATCCATCTTTTAG